The Flavobacterium sp. 123 genome contains a region encoding:
- the infB gene encoding translation initiation factor IF-2: MSEERVIRINKVLRELNISLERAVDYLKDKGIAIDANPNTKISDKEFNILQSQFAGDKGNKEASKEVGEEKRKEKEALRVEREKEIEDKRKQDEERQKQQEVIKARAIVSGPVQVGKIDLNPKKPSVVPGPAAVEKNDLPKAIIPSEEPVVKEVVQEKPISEKKEIKEVKPVLGIKEVKKQVVQEEKSVEKSEEAPIDETITTQYQKLSGTTLTGQVIDLSQFNKPKKKKEEPKITPNKPGVPGAAGAANSANKNKRKRIAPKPGAPRPPATPGVPGAPNPNKITPNAAGGGFNANRSARPGFVKGNRPAIVAKVEPTEEEVKNQIRETLEKLQGKGGKSKAAKYRRDKRDTHRQKSDDEQRALDEGSKTIKVTEFVTVGEIAIMMDVPITKVIGTCMSLGIMVTMNQRLDAETLTIVADEFGYEVEFITVDIEEAIQVVEDKEEDLVFRAPIVTVMGHVDHGKTSLLDYIRKENVIAGESGGITQHIGAYGVTLDNGQKIAFLDTPGHEAFTAMRARGAQVTDIAIIVIAADDDIMPQTKEAISHAQAAGVPIIFAINKVDKPNANPEKIKEKLASMNLLVEDWGGKIQSHDISAKTGLGVKDLLEKVLLEAEILDLKSNPNKAAQGTVVEAFLDKGKGYVSTILVQHGTLRIGDYMLAGKHHGKIKAMHDERGHVVTEAGPSTPVSVLGLDGAATAGDKFNIFEDEKEAKQIASKRSQLMREQSVRTQRHITLDEIGRRIALGQFKELNVILKGDVDGSVEALSDSFSKLSTEEIQINIIHKGVGAITETDVMLASASDAIIIGFNVRPAGNARQLADKEEIDIRYYSIIYAAIDDLKDAMEGMLAPEMKEEILGTAEIREIFKISKVGSIAGCMVMDGKIARNSKIRIIRDGVVVFSGELLALKRFKDDVKEVAKGYDCGIQIKNYNDIEERDVIEAYHEVAIKKKLK, from the coding sequence ATGTCTGAAGAGAGAGTAATTAGAATAAACAAGGTTTTAAGGGAATTAAATATTTCGTTAGAAAGAGCTGTGGATTATCTAAAAGATAAGGGAATTGCTATTGATGCAAATCCAAACACAAAAATTTCTGATAAGGAATTTAATATCCTACAAAGTCAATTTGCGGGCGACAAGGGGAATAAAGAGGCTTCGAAAGAAGTAGGAGAAGAGAAAAGAAAAGAGAAAGAAGCGTTGCGTGTTGAACGAGAAAAAGAAATTGAAGACAAACGCAAACAAGATGAAGAGCGACAAAAACAACAGGAAGTGATCAAAGCAAGAGCTATTGTATCAGGTCCAGTTCAAGTCGGTAAAATAGATCTTAATCCTAAGAAACCTTCAGTTGTTCCAGGTCCTGCAGCGGTTGAAAAAAATGACCTTCCTAAAGCTATTATTCCATCAGAAGAACCAGTTGTTAAAGAAGTAGTTCAAGAAAAACCTATTTCGGAGAAAAAAGAAATAAAAGAGGTTAAGCCTGTTTTAGGAATAAAAGAAGTTAAAAAGCAAGTTGTTCAGGAAGAAAAATCTGTTGAAAAATCAGAAGAAGCTCCTATAGATGAAACCATCACAACTCAGTATCAAAAATTATCAGGTACTACTTTAACGGGTCAAGTAATTGATTTATCTCAATTTAATAAACCTAAAAAGAAAAAAGAAGAGCCTAAAATTACTCCAAACAAGCCTGGTGTTCCTGGTGCGGCTGGAGCAGCTAATAGTGCTAATAAAAATAAACGTAAAAGGATTGCTCCTAAACCAGGTGCTCCGAGACCACCTGCAACTCCTGGAGTTCCGGGAGCTCCAAATCCAAATAAAATTACGCCTAATGCAGCTGGTGGAGGATTTAATGCAAACCGAAGTGCAAGACCTGGTTTCGTAAAAGGAAACAGACCTGCAATCGTTGCGAAAGTAGAGCCTACAGAAGAAGAAGTTAAAAATCAAATTCGTGAAACTTTAGAAAAACTTCAAGGTAAAGGAGGTAAATCTAAGGCAGCGAAATATAGAAGAGATAAAAGAGATACGCACCGTCAGAAATCTGATGATGAGCAAAGAGCTTTAGATGAAGGAAGTAAAACTATTAAAGTTACTGAATTTGTTACTGTAGGTGAAATCGCTATCATGATGGATGTGCCAATTACTAAAGTTATTGGAACTTGTATGTCACTTGGTATCATGGTTACCATGAATCAACGTTTAGATGCAGAAACATTAACAATTGTTGCTGATGAATTCGGTTATGAAGTAGAGTTTATTACAGTTGATATTGAAGAAGCTATTCAAGTCGTTGAAGATAAAGAAGAAGATTTAGTTTTCAGGGCACCTATTGTTACTGTAATGGGTCACGTCGATCACGGTAAAACATCTTTACTGGATTATATTCGTAAAGAAAATGTAATTGCTGGGGAGTCTGGAGGTATTACACAGCACATTGGAGCTTATGGAGTAACTTTGGATAACGGACAAAAAATTGCATTTTTAGATACACCAGGTCACGAGGCGTTTACTGCAATGCGTGCGCGTGGTGCTCAAGTTACCGATATTGCTATTATTGTAATTGCTGCGGATGATGATATCATGCCACAAACAAAAGAAGCAATTAGTCATGCTCAAGCAGCAGGTGTTCCAATTATTTTTGCAATAAATAAAGTGGATAAACCAAATGCTAATCCTGAAAAAATTAAAGAGAAATTAGCAAGTATGAATTTACTTGTTGAAGATTGGGGTGGAAAAATTCAATCTCATGATATTTCTGCAAAGACAGGTCTTGGAGTTAAAGATTTATTAGAGAAAGTATTGTTAGAAGCGGAGATTTTAGATTTAAAATCTAATCCAAATAAAGCAGCACAAGGTACGGTTGTTGAAGCTTTCCTTGATAAAGGAAAAGGATACGTTTCTACTATATTAGTGCAGCATGGTACTCTTAGAATTGGAGATTATATGTTGGCAGGTAAACATCATGGTAAAATTAAAGCCATGCATGATGAAAGAGGTCATGTGGTTACAGAAGCAGGACCATCTACACCAGTATCTGTTTTAGGTTTAGACGGAGCTGCTACGGCAGGTGATAAGTTTAATATTTTTGAAGATGAAAAAGAAGCAAAACAAATTGCCTCTAAACGTTCTCAATTGATGCGTGAACAATCGGTTCGTACACAACGTCATATTACACTTGATGAAATTGGACGTCGTATTGCTCTTGGTCAGTTTAAAGAACTTAATGTTATCCTTAAAGGAGACGTTGATGGATCTGTTGAAGCGTTGTCTGACTCGTTCTCTAAATTATCTACTGAAGAAATACAAATTAATATTATACATAAAGGAGTTGGAGCAATTACAGAGACTGATGTTATGTTAGCTTCTGCTTCAGATGCAATTATTATTGGATTTAATGTTCGTCCTGCTGGAAATGCAAGACAGCTTGCTGATAAAGAAGAAATCGATATCCGTTATTACTCTATTATCTATGCAGCTATCGATGACTTGAAAGATGCGATGGAAGGAATGTTAGCTCCAGAAATGAAAGAAGAAATTCTAGGTACAGCTGAAATTAGAGAGATATTCAAAATCTCTAAAGTTGGTTCTATTGCAGGATGTATGGTAATGGATGGAAAAATTGCAAGAAACTCTAAAATCAGAATTATTAGAGATGGTGTAGTTGTATTCAGTGGAGAGCTTTTAGCGCTTAAACGTTTTAAAGATGATGTTAAAGAAGTTGCTAAAGGGTATGATTGTGGTATTCAAATTAAAAACTACAATGATATTGAAGAAAGAGATGTTATTGAGGCTTACCATGAAGTAGCTATCAAAAAGAAATTGAAATAA
- a CDS encoding cytochrome c3 family protein, with the protein MKKVGNHNSMSRKLYFSLALMLIFSLSSFAQDAAPAAATGGDPAKGKELFNANCAACHKLDAKATGPALRGIAGKYEMSWIYKWVHNSSDLIKSGDAAAVKVFEENNKISMTAFPQLAEGDIDNIIAYTSTPKEEAPAAAAGAAVPGAPAPESGLSNNIVLGALSLVMAMLVVMLFLVNNVLRKVAKANNIEVAPKEPTLPIWKAFARNQFLVLVTAILLLLSGAYFVYGFLMQVGVDQNYEPIQPIHYSHRIHAGDNEINCKYCHSAARVSKNAGIPSLNVCMNCHKNIAEVAESTATPEYSKAFYDEQIQKLYTAVGWDKTTQSYTGKTQPVKWVRIHNLPDFVYFNHSQHVTVAGVECQTCHGPVQEYEIQKQFAPLTMGWCIDCHRKTDVKMEGNEYYTKIHEQLSKKYGVDKLTAAQMGGLECGKCHY; encoded by the coding sequence ATGAAAAAGGTGGGTAACCATAATTCGATGTCAAGGAAATTATATTTTAGCTTAGCTCTAATGCTAATTTTCTCATTATCTTCATTTGCTCAAGATGCTGCGCCTGCAGCTGCAACTGGTGGAGATCCTGCAAAAGGTAAAGAGCTGTTTAATGCAAATTGCGCGGCATGTCATAAATTAGATGCAAAAGCTACGGGTCCTGCCCTTAGAGGAATTGCAGGTAAATATGAAATGTCATGGATTTACAAATGGGTTCATAACAGTTCTGATTTGATTAAATCAGGAGATGCTGCTGCGGTGAAAGTTTTTGAAGAAAATAATAAAATTTCAATGACTGCTTTTCCTCAATTAGCAGAGGGAGATATTGATAATATCATTGCTTATACATCAACCCCTAAAGAGGAAGCTCCTGCAGCTGCTGCTGGTGCTGCTGTTCCTGGTGCTCCTGCTCCGGAATCGGGATTATCAAATAATATTGTTTTAGGTGCTTTAAGTCTTGTGATGGCTATGCTTGTTGTGATGTTGTTTTTGGTAAACAATGTTTTAAGAAAAGTAGCTAAAGCAAACAACATTGAAGTGGCTCCAAAAGAACCAACATTACCTATTTGGAAAGCATTTGCTAGAAATCAATTTTTGGTTTTGGTTACTGCTATACTATTATTGTTGTCGGGTGCTTATTTTGTATACGGGTTTTTAATGCAAGTTGGTGTGGATCAAAATTATGAGCCTATACAGCCAATACATTATTCTCACAGAATACATGCTGGTGATAATGAAATCAACTGTAAGTATTGTCACTCTGCTGCAAGAGTTAGTAAAAATGCGGGTATACCTTCTTTGAATGTATGTATGAACTGTCATAAAAATATTGCTGAAGTAGCTGAGTCTACTGCTACTCCTGAGTATAGCAAAGCATTTTATGATGAGCAAATTCAAAAGCTTTATACTGCTGTTGGGTGGGATAAAACTACGCAATCCTATACTGGAAAAACACAACCTGTTAAATGGGTTCGTATTCATAACTTACCTGACTTTGTTTACTTTAACCACTCACAACACGTAACTGTTGCTGGTGTTGAATGTCAAACTTGTCACGGACCAGTTCAGGAGTATGAAATTCAAAAACAATTCGCTCCTTTAACTATGGGATGGTGTATAGATTGCCATAGAAAAACTGACGTTAAAATGGAGGGTAATGAATATTACACTAAAATCCATGAGCAACTTTCTAAAAAATATGGTGTAGACAAATTGACTGCTGCACAAATGGGAGGTTTGGAATGTGGTAAATGTCACTATTAA
- a CDS encoding SPOR domain-containing protein: MRILTIKKYIFYTIAIGSSTYALHAQDRVITVNQDPKFEQLLNEKRKINASLTLNDRYRIQIFSGESEKAKKTLIEFKQEFDNLDGTIVFNTPNYKVWVGNFKTRIEAEKNLFIIKKRYKNVLLIKPNK, translated from the coding sequence ATGAGAATTTTAACGATTAAAAAATACATTTTTTACACCATTGCTATAGGTTCATCAACGTATGCATTACATGCTCAAGATAGAGTTATTACGGTAAATCAAGACCCAAAATTCGAACAATTACTCAATGAAAAGAGAAAAATAAATGCTTCATTGACTCTAAACGATCGTTATAGAATTCAAATTTTTAGTGGAGAGAGCGAAAAAGCAAAAAAAACATTAATTGAATTTAAACAAGAATTTGATAATTTGGATGGAACTATCGTTTTTAACACCCCAAATTATAAAGTATGGGTAGGTAATTTTAAAACAAGAATCGAAGCCGAAAAAAACCTGTTTATCATCAAAAAAAGATATAAAAATGTGCTTTTAATAAAGCCCAACAAATAG
- a CDS encoding TAT-variant-translocated molybdopterin oxidoreductase yields MSSNKKYWKSVEELDGNSSIVEALKNNEFVEEIPTDEFLGNNDALSSSSTTRRDFLKYVGFSTAAATLAACEGPVHKSIPYVLQPEQIIPGVADYYATSVFDGFDFANILVKTREGRPIKIDNNTIAGAKFAANARIHASILSLYDSMRLKEPKIAGKKASWSEVNSKLASSLVDAKAKGGQVVLLTNTLASPSTEKLIADFIAKNPNAKHVVYDAVSSSEALDAFEAVYGERALVDYDFSKASLIVSVGADFLGDWQGGGYDSGYAKGRIPQSGKMSRHFQLEANMTLSGAAADKRLPMSTANQKQALVQIYNIVTGSAVSVNLDDKFKAEVTKAAQQLKAAGSKGVLVSGIQDKNAQLLVLAINQALASEAFTTSGSRQIRKGSNQKVAQLINEMKAGSVHTLIMSGVNPVYTLADSASFVEGLKKVNTSVAFSLKEDETALVSTVAAAVPHYLESWNDISLTKGTYSLTQPTIRPLFDTKQFQDVLLSLNGIPGTYYDYIKATASTIIAGSSWNKVLHDGVYVGVIPSASAASADYTAAANVLAQSKSAEGFELVLYTKTGMGDGQQANNPWLQEFPDPITRVSWDNYVTVSNADAKALGLSNEIVANGGLNGSYASITTADGVKLENVPVIVQPGQAVGTVGLSLGYGRKAALKEEMMVGLNAYSLYKGFNDVQSITLVKADGEHEFACVQGQKTLMGRGDIIKETSLEIFNTKDAKEWNKVPMVSLDHKEVEATKVDLWDSFDRSVGHHFNLSIDLNACTGCGACVIACHAENNVPVVGKSEVRRSRDMHWLRIDRYYSSESTFEGDNERKENIAGLSSSLSTFNEMEKAGDNPQVSFQPVMCQHCNHAPCETVCPVAATSHSRQGQNNMAYNRCVGTRYCANNCPYKVRRFNWFLYSKNSEFDYHMNDDLGRMVLNPDVNVRSRGVMEKCSMCIQMTQATILKAKREGRAIVDGEFQTACSSACSNGAMVFGDVNDADAKVAKLAADDRMYHLLEHVGTKPNVIYHVKVRNT; encoded by the coding sequence ATGTCATCAAACAAAAAATACTGGAAAAGTGTTGAAGAACTAGACGGAAATAGTTCTATTGTTGAGGCGCTTAAAAATAACGAATTTGTTGAAGAAATTCCTACGGATGAATTCTTAGGTAATAATGATGCATTGTCATCTTCTTCTACAACACGTCGTGATTTTTTAAAGTACGTTGGATTTAGTACTGCGGCAGCTACACTTGCAGCTTGCGAAGGACCTGTTCATAAGTCTATACCTTACGTATTGCAACCAGAACAAATTATTCCTGGTGTTGCCGACTATTATGCAACGTCTGTTTTTGACGGTTTTGATTTTGCGAATATTTTAGTTAAAACTCGTGAAGGGCGTCCTATTAAAATAGATAATAATACTATTGCTGGAGCAAAATTTGCTGCAAATGCTAGAATTCATGCATCTATTTTGTCTTTATACGATAGTATGCGTCTTAAAGAACCAAAAATTGCAGGTAAAAAAGCATCTTGGTCTGAGGTGAATTCAAAATTAGCTTCTAGTTTAGTAGATGCTAAAGCAAAAGGCGGTCAGGTTGTATTATTGACAAATACATTAGCAAGTCCATCAACTGAAAAGTTAATTGCTGATTTTATTGCTAAAAATCCAAACGCTAAGCATGTAGTTTATGATGCTGTTTCTTCATCAGAAGCACTTGATGCATTTGAAGCTGTATACGGTGAAAGAGCTTTAGTTGATTATGATTTTTCAAAAGCTTCTCTTATAGTATCTGTAGGTGCAGATTTTCTTGGAGACTGGCAAGGTGGAGGATACGATTCAGGTTACGCTAAAGGAAGAATTCCTCAAAGTGGTAAAATGTCTAGACATTTCCAATTAGAGGCAAACATGACTTTATCTGGTGCTGCTGCTGATAAGCGTTTACCAATGTCAACGGCTAATCAAAAACAAGCATTAGTTCAAATATATAATATAGTAACAGGTTCTGCTGTTTCTGTAAATTTAGATGATAAATTTAAAGCTGAAGTAACTAAAGCGGCTCAACAATTAAAAGCTGCTGGTTCTAAAGGTGTTTTAGTTTCTGGAATTCAGGATAAAAATGCTCAATTGTTAGTTTTAGCTATCAACCAAGCGTTAGCTAGTGAGGCTTTTACTACTTCAGGTTCAAGACAAATTAGAAAAGGATCTAATCAAAAAGTTGCTCAATTAATTAATGAGATGAAGGCTGGTAGTGTTCATACTTTAATTATGAGTGGTGTTAATCCAGTTTATACTTTAGCTGATAGTGCTTCATTTGTAGAAGGACTTAAAAAAGTAAATACTTCAGTTGCTTTTTCTTTGAAAGAAGATGAAACTGCTTTAGTTTCTACTGTAGCAGCTGCTGTTCCTCATTATTTAGAATCATGGAATGATATTAGTTTGACTAAAGGGACTTACTCTTTAACTCAGCCAACTATTCGTCCATTATTTGATACAAAACAATTTCAAGACGTTTTATTATCATTAAACGGTATTCCTGGAACATATTACGATTATATCAAAGCAACTGCTTCAACAATAATTGCAGGTTCTTCTTGGAATAAAGTTTTACATGATGGTGTATATGTAGGTGTAATTCCATCGGCATCTGCAGCTTCTGCTGATTACACTGCTGCTGCAAATGTATTGGCACAATCAAAATCTGCTGAAGGTTTTGAACTTGTTCTTTACACTAAAACAGGTATGGGTGATGGTCAACAAGCTAATAATCCATGGTTGCAAGAGTTTCCAGATCCAATTACAAGAGTATCTTGGGATAATTATGTAACTGTTTCTAATGCTGATGCAAAAGCATTAGGTCTTTCTAATGAAATTGTAGCTAATGGTGGTTTGAACGGAAGTTATGCTTCTATTACAACTGCTGACGGTGTTAAATTAGAGAATGTTCCTGTAATTGTTCAACCAGGTCAAGCTGTTGGAACTGTAGGTTTGTCTCTTGGTTATGGTCGTAAAGCTGCTTTGAAAGAAGAAATGATGGTAGGTTTAAATGCTTACTCTTTATATAAAGGTTTTAATGATGTACAATCTATAACATTAGTTAAAGCTGATGGAGAACATGAATTTGCTTGTGTTCAAGGTCAGAAAACATTGATGGGTAGAGGTGATATTATCAAAGAAACTTCTCTTGAGATATTCAACACGAAAGATGCTAAAGAATGGAATAAAGTTCCTATGGTTTCTTTAGATCACAAAGAGGTTGAAGCTACAAAAGTAGATTTATGGGATTCATTTGATCGTTCTGTTGGACATCATTTTAATCTATCTATCGATTTAAATGCTTGTACAGGTTGTGGAGCTTGTGTTATTGCTTGCCACGCTGAAAACAATGTGCCTGTTGTGGGTAAATCTGAAGTAAGAAGAAGCCGTGATATGCACTGGTTGCGTATTGACAGATATTATTCTTCTGAAAGTACTTTTGAAGGAGATAACGAAAGAAAAGAAAATATTGCTGGTTTGTCAAGTTCTTTGTCTACATTTAATGAAATGGAAAAAGCAGGAGATAATCCTCAAGTTTCTTTCCAACCAGTTATGTGTCAACATTGTAATCACGCACCATGTGAAACTGTTTGTCCTGTAGCTGCAACATCTCACAGCCGTCAAGGTCAAAATAATATGGCTTACAATAGATGTGTTGGTACTCGTTACTGTGCTAATAACTGTCCTTATAAAGTACGTCGTTTCAACTGGTTCTTGTATAGCAAAAACAGTGAATTTGATTATCATATGAATGATGATTTAGGTCGTATGGTATTAAATCCAGATGTAAATGTTCGTTCTCGTGGAGTTATGGAAAAATGTTCTATGTGTATCCAAATGACACAAGCTACAATTCTAAAAGCAAAAAGAGAAGGTAGAGCAATTGTTGATGGTGAATTCCAAACAGCATGTTCAAGTGCTTGTTCTAACGGAGCAATGGTATTTGGAGATGTTAATGATGCAGATGCAAAAGTTGCTAAATTAGCTGCTGATGATAGAATGTATCATTTATTAGAGCATGTTGGAACAAAACCTAATGTGATTTATCACGTTAAAGTTAGAAATACATAG